The SAR324 cluster bacterium genome includes a window with the following:
- the queC gene encoding 7-cyano-7-deazaguanine synthase QueC has translation MRNKKSGILMREALVVLSGGQDSTVCLYWAKSRFDSIKTVTFDYGQRHRIEIDCARKIAKLADVPNEVLPINTFQRLGGNALTSAEPVEKNVPANSLPNTFVPGRNLIFLTFAAAYAWQNGIADLVTGVCQTDYSGYPDCRQNTITAMQLAINLGMDTQMTIHTPLMWLTKAETVYLARDLGALPALAWSHTCYNGQFPPCGECPACQLRAKGFETAGIPDPLLSRT, from the coding sequence ATGAGGAACAAAAAATCAGGAATACTTATGCGTGAAGCTTTGGTAGTGCTGTCAGGTGGTCAGGATTCAACCGTTTGTTTGTATTGGGCAAAATCCAGGTTTGATTCCATAAAAACGGTTACCTTCGATTATGGTCAGCGGCATCGAATTGAAATTGATTGCGCACGCAAGATAGCAAAACTCGCGGATGTACCCAATGAGGTTTTACCAATCAATACGTTTCAGCGTCTTGGCGGTAACGCTCTGACATCGGCTGAACCTGTAGAAAAAAATGTGCCGGCCAATAGCCTTCCCAATACCTTTGTTCCAGGCAGAAATCTGATTTTCCTCACCTTCGCCGCCGCCTATGCCTGGCAGAATGGCATTGCGGATCTGGTGACAGGTGTCTGTCAGACGGATTACAGCGGTTATCCGGATTGTCGACAAAACACTATCACCGCGATGCAACTGGCAATCAATCTGGGCATGGACACCCAAATGACGATCCATACTCCCCTGATGTGGCTCACCAAGGCTGAAACGGTCTATCTGGCGCGTGATCTGGGCGCGTTACCCGCACTGGCATGGAGTCATACCTGTTATAACGGACAGTTTCCCCCATGCGGCGAGTGTCCTGCCTGTCAACTCCGGGCAAAAGGCTTTGAGACTGCCGGAATACCGGATCCGTTATTGTCGAGAACCTGA